TGGAAAATCCCTCTGGAAATTCTCTTATCTCAAATTATTTTATTCTCCAACTTGCATAtggattataattaatatttatctgcaattaattatttttattttagcagATATTTTTATAAGAGtattgttgttggaaattagtAGTGCTCAGTGACGGACccagaatttttattttgtgggggcttatttatcattcaaaaatatttatacctaTATTATAATCATTCTtactagatttatttaattttatggggGCTTTAATTTTTCTACGATTTTGatctataattatcaaatttaaaaaattacatttaattttttaaaaagacaatatttttgttagtgggggctatagcccccaaACTAATACACTTGGGTCCGTCCCTAGTAGTGCCTAACACCTTTAGACATGTCATTTTATGATTAGCTAataatattctttaaaaattattatattaaattatgtgaGACTCGATGCTTAATTGAACTAATGACGATATTAATATATAAGAAAGTGCTGATCACCAACATTTTTTAGAATTTCTCTTTCTATAATTGGTTCAAAGTGACCTGTTCTgtttgaaaataacaatactAGTAGACAGTTTTAGTGTTATGCCCAACTTTTTAGGATCCAAATCCAAATTGCTCCTAAAGCTAAATATTACTTTTAGTAAAGTCATAAATTGAATTAGCTAGagcactttttttttaaagcaaTTAGGTAGAGCACTTTGATTGGTATTTTTAGGGAATTATTTATACAATTACATGattacattttaattaataCATGTTTTATTGTAGTGTGTTGACCTTTGCAATGttataaaaatctcaaaaataataatccaataacaatttctcataaattatgtataaatattaaatagtatCACCACTACTGTATACGTGGTTTGACTAAATTGAATTGCataatataaattcatattaGCATCTATTagatcaattttgatttaaatatattatttctcATATTTTGGaaactaaatattttaatatatcaagaatattactagttatatattttgacaaaaaacaaaaaaaacaaaaaacccaGAAGAAAATTGAGTTTGTGTTTGCTTCCAttttataaaatactattttctgtaaaaaaaatttacatatttacatttaaagatttttttatatatatttttaaattattctataaaaatgttaacacgaaaataacaagaatactacataaaaataacataaaaattaaataaaaaatataaaaaataacaaaaaattaataataaatcaacaataaattaataaaagtacaacataaatatatatcaaaagACTATATTTTcgtaaattaaatcataaaaaatataaataaatatttaaaattttatacaaccctattttatatatcatttttattatttttatgtatttataaaacattctctTTGTTTTAATGTGGATTTATAACATCAAAGTAAAAACAATTGGtaaatgatttatttattaataagtcAAAGTTTCATAGCAATATTGCAATGAGTTGAGAAAATGGTATAATTcaatacaataatatatatttcaaacTAAATAATAGtcgattaatttataattagggaTGCACACGCGACAGAGAATTTGCGAGGAGTGCTCCCCTGTCCTCATCCACGTTAAGAATTTTAATCCTCATTCCTGCTTATTCCCCATCGAGGATGGGACGGAAAATCCCCCTAATGGAGGCGGAGACGGGACGGGAAAtctcctaataaaaaaataaaatttataatatataaaaatattaaactacataaaaattaaaatattacacattaattattatttaataaactaattattatccaaaacacaacttaaaaattcataaaaaaaatattaatatacgaaaaaaatacaaacataaattataaaatattactaaaaatataagataaaatacTAAACGGGTTTCCATCGGTACGGGGAGTGTGATCTCCGTCTCTGCCTTGTTTAACATTCGAGGACAAAAAGTAATCCCCGTCCCCACCTCGTTTCTCATTTAGGCAGAGAATTCCCACTCCATTAAGAGCGTGTCCCCGCAGGGCTATCCCCGTAAGAAAAATATGCATCCCTATTTATAATTGAGCACTATTATATTTGGattatattactttttttgcagcaaaatctaaatatataatttagcaAAACATAATATGATCCAAACGAATTAatataaagtatatatttttgtcgactaaaattataaacaaaaaaaaaaaaagagatgggTAAAATATtcatcttaattttgatttaaaaatGTACAAAATACAAGTACATACATTACATACGTACACATATGTATAAACTACagtatacataaaaaaaaagagagaattaatTAAGATTATGAAAATCTAATTATGATGATCAGTCtcttaatcatatatatatgattcTTACAGAAAATCATTACCAGAATAAACTTCTTTCATTCTGAACCTCTGTTGACGAGCAATAAAAGATTCAACTTTGAGTTTAAACTCTTCACTACTCATCTTATCTTCAGGATACAATAACCCTAATTtaccattttcatcatcattcttcttcatcttcttcccaAAATTCTCTGTCTCAGATCTCTTCAGCTCACTATTATTAGTCTTCTTTGGTGATCGGATCACAATCTCTGAATTACTCCTCTCaaaattcttattattattatttttactgacTGACGTGTTGACCGACGCAAAAAGATTATTTTCGGGTACTGAAGATTTTATTGGTAAAGTACTACTGACTAATAAGTTCTGATGAACAATCTTCTGATGATCACTACTTTTTTTAACGAATTCGTCGTAAAGATCGTACTCCGGCGAGATCCTTTTCCTGCCGGAATCTTCGCCGGAATACTTGCCGGACTTGACGAAAAGAGTGATCACTATAACATTTCCGACGACGAAAACGAAGCGAGGACTCGAGAGGATGCCGGAGAATTCCCGGAGATATCCGCCGGAGTTTTTCACGGCTACCGGAACGTGGTGGAACCAAATCCGGGAGATCAGGACGAGGACGACGACGATCTCGACTAATCTGAACAAGTTCGCTAGCTTTTTTAGCTGATTGTATCTTAGTATGGCGTTGGCTTTCTCTGCTTTGATGTTGTAGAAATTGATGGAATCCATTTTTgtcccaaaaaaaataaaataaaaagcttCAATACTTCTTCTGATTTGGGTCGGGTTTGGAAGTGAACCGGGTCGGGTTTCGGTTACTCACTTGGGTTTGAGGTAATATTAGCAAAGGACATTTATAATTGTAAAGGAGAGAAGAGTGAAGCTACTATGAAAATAGTGGGTTTAGTGAAGATTTTAGTGATTGGAAGCATAGAAAATATGAtggaaaacaaaagaaaataatataatagagagaaaatgattgaactttctctttctctatagattttcttttgtgttttgtttgattttgtTATGTGTTTTTTTTGGGATTAGATTGTGAAATTGGGTTTTTGGAGTGTCTCTGCTTGTTTGTGTATTTATAGTGTTGTTGTGAGCAATTTAAGTTTTGGGTGCATAGAAGGGTAAATTAGGAATATTAAGTTTGGATTCTTTGgaatatattattgagcttttctttttttctttcttttcttttttgaaaatattttatttattaatttgattAAAGGAAAGCTTTTTGTTTTGAATTATATTCCATGTGTCATCTTTATTTGAAGTTTGGTAATGGCTGTTTGGGTATTATTATTCGAGTTTCTATTATGCTGTTTTGAAAGCTATGTTCTTTCTAAACcaacaatacaataaaataaactcattattttacaaaaattaaataatatttattatatatatatatttatatgaactCATGATAACCCACGTAGCtatgatatttaaattataatgacAATAAAAGTGAAGCCACACACATTAGATTTTGTACATTATCCCATTTATgattttcattaatttatattttaaagatgcgcatttattttattattttattattattgtgttttttcttgttcttgttAATTATAACTATTTGTGAacatatttattctatttataattgaatGAACATCTttatacagaaaatgtaataatttaacaatttttattaatttaacaaaatattttaagaatataaaaatatattttaattagttttatatatatataaatattgggacacgattttgtccaatgatgtactttcacgaaTTGTATttcgtggtacattagatgggtctcaggaTACATTAGATGTGGGAGCCAGAGTacgttattattttttaaccctaattactcaTAGATCAACTCTAgccctcagatcaaataacCTTTCCATTTAACGGCTGTCGTACATCACAGAatattccgtgaaagtacatcacggtcGTGtccatataaatattaatattatttattttaaattaatttaaatatataaatattaatatatagtattatttgtaatattataattttttattattgtttttatgttaatattatgtttaattttaatattttaaaactttatatattttttttttttcaaattttgaaaattttaaatattattaatacgtgattttctttcatttataaaattttaaagtatacataacaaaaataaaaatttaaaatataattaagtatatctTAGGATATACATATGTTATCGATGTGTTTTTCACAGATgaattattgttattaattcTTGATTAATTGTTTCTTAAAGAATGAATTAATGACTGACTTACTAGCTTGATCAGCTTTTGACTCTTAAAATATTCACATTCACACAATCAAGGACAAAATTATTAGTATCATAAATGATCTTATTCCCCATaatcaacatattctaacacacaaataatattatttactaTAACGTAACATGCATATCTCACAAGAATTTAACTTTGCACAAATTCTTTTtctgaatttaattaatttccaaAGAtcactaaatatataatatttcttttttttttcttctcaattttttcttttgcGTATATAGTTTATTCTCCCAAATTATTAACTTTTCTATTATTGCCTATTttctattgttgttgttatatgtGTACTCGTTATTGatttatataatcaatatatatatatatatattatataatatactaaaatttatttttaaatatttgtttattaatatagtgAATATACAATATTGAAATTactattttgtttttgaaaattgaaggAATAGAAtataactaaaatattcaatatTTTGATTATTAGTTAACAGAACATATTACgacttaattaattaacttatattgtatatatatgtagattcttatatatatatactgccatgttattctaaaatttcttatatctttatatattaaaagtgcctatctaacggcatttcttggtttaacagaatatacttaaaaataaaagaatattctgttaaatttaacgattaggtttgatctcccgttaacaaataaacccaataattaaacccaaaaaatcaaACAATCTTATAAATATtgataatctctttttaaattaaaaaaatcatcttagccacatatctctctaacaaacctatcttaaaaaaacaatattaataatttttttatttattttttaaaaaagaaaaatatagataaaatgtctagaaaagataaaatagcttaaaaaaataaaaagaagatgaaatgggctgtaattagtatttaccttatatgattatgcttatttttagttttatttttaattttacaaccaagcggagaaggttgaaaaatattagaatatgaaaatattattggtgcttattagtaatttgcaaagaatgtgaaaatctataaatatatagttgtgtagctattattagatatgaaatgaaataatagaacttttttcagttagaagattaatgtacattttactattaataacttacattattataacacaactatgttttacttactaaatatactgacacatattttatttttataaaacaaatcattcaaataattatacttgttgcccctgaattcgcccaaaatacgtggaccagtcgaaaagggacacgtggatcagataacttgcaaatatttgataagtctttgtacgccacaaggaagcaccctgggcataggtcctggaggaggcacccggagtacgaggtactcccggaagctcgcatagcatgaagcctctccgggatgtgtcaggtctctcctgagcaatcaagtcgcatttaatgccgcatgggaggaagcgtgttgggactgtaacacgcaataaagtctgacggcacaacccccaaacaagaCGGCCAGCAaagaatgatcatttaagtctagcgacggctactctgcgaagagtcacgtcaatcacaaggcaaaaaggacattcctcataaaaaccctacagcgcctagggatttgaccatgcatcacccatagtatattcattgggaatacccaactttatggatacttacagatacgtttgtaagaacaaacctagggatcaccccaccaaaacactataaataccccctcaaagctcatttaatggggtcgagaatcttgggttgcataagagcaagaagagaaaatactcaccaagaacattctctgtatttatgagaagaacattctctcaagtgtggaatctatattaaatacatccattaataacaaagactcgtggactaaggctcattaacgccccaaccacgtaaaaatcctcatctcgctttcttacagctctttactataatcatattttaatagttgccgaaaatctcggtcaacaatactattttaattattaattaaaataaaaaactaaaatattaaataaaactaacactacgtggcttggcacgtaacaatcacctagttataactatatatctttatacatgcatatatatatcatgacgATCGAGAGGATTTGCACTTTGAACAAAttcttttcaaatttcttaaattcttttCGTTTCCAGAAGATACatatatactaaattaatattcacatgacatatatatatattttacaattatatatataagaataaaatTAGTAATGGGATCTTTGTGCTAATCAATTCTTTTTAAATGACCTAGTttgactaattttttttctaaagttGACAAATTCAACATTAACAATGTTAGGCACAATATTAAATGAGAGATTATACTTCAAAAAAAATACgatcaacatatatataaacaagaTGTGTGCTCTATCTATAAGATGAGCAGCCTGATTAGCAGACGATTTgacaaaatgtaaaaaaatatccctaaattaaagaaaataaaagttgCTTACAATCCTCAACGGCACTACTAAAAGTAAATGATAAAACATTCAAATTTCTAACAACTTTTACCAATACTAGACAATCAGGATAATACTATAACATTCAAAAGATCATGCTTCAATCATGATAACAGTTCTTGAGAGTCATGGGGGCTTTAACATTTTTTGGAATATAACTTGCCCAATCCACAGTCCTGCAGTCCCATGCCACCCAACCCTTGTGATCCCGAACAACTCCACCAAAACTATACCTTTCATCATCATCAAACAATGCAGCATCAATATTTAGTTTGAGTCTTTCATAACCTAGTTTAGACCATAGCTCAGCCCCATCTAAAAGATACCAAGTATCAAACGCAGGAACAAACTTCTTTCTCGAGATTTTTTCCACTGAtcaagattgttagatttaaggacttttgtctaatctTAGTAAAAATTttttaacatggatgaaagttcagggagcatgatttagtacatatcaaagtttgagggacatgatttggtagatatcaaagtctggggagcatgttttagtacataaacaatcactgaaacagtaaaattgtatGAAAATAGATCaaagttcttaaatctaacaatctcaatagttcatggggaatttttaacggtcagAAAAATTTAGgaagcatgatttggtatatgtcaaagtttgataagaaaaattgctaattagcctaaatgataaaatattgagccatatatataatatgagttactCCAGTTATccccaattaattttaaaatgaaacaccatgattctcaacatggtatcccAACAATAATATTGTGGGATAAGCTTCtcattaactattttttttgtacTTATAATTTTTGATACTAAGGAAACaaatttgtaattatttatgctaatatattttttttttcattttattttgagttaaaaataaaatttgaattttgattattattatgttttattttttttgaacaaataattatgttcttttattcttaaaaaattatattactttTTAATTGAGAGCaccaaatattatataattattttatttttaaataatatataaattatagatatgaagaaaattaaagtaaaattatttactaaggatattttttctattaaatattttttagaatGTGAGAagaatttttaaacatttataaTGAGGAGCTTATTTAAATTGGGTgtggaaagaaaaagaaaaaagtacgTATAAATACTTGTTTGGATATCGACTGAATAATTGATTATATTGTATGAACTATGAATATGAAGATCACAAATCATTTtatttaactaataaattttcattttcaaaaaaaaaaaaaactaataaattttGATCAATTATATATGTTGATTATATAAGAATTGCACTCATGTACAGCAAAACCAAAAAGTACTTAATTACCAAATTAACCTTATCTTAATAATGTTAGCAAATATATAAACACTAAATTATATAgtcttaatttattattagagTCAAATTAATATGGTTGATTTGATTGCCAAGTGGCCAACATAAACAAAGTCACAAATCACAATCAATATTCATATATTAGAAAATGTTCTAGACTTTTATTGGTCTTAGCTCTAGTTTCTTACTTACTAAGAAAATGCCACGTAACGGCTAATTCCTTCTTTTTCTGAAACTCTTTAAGTGTTTGGCAAATAATCtttttctttatctttttttttttttttataaaaaaatattatatttgcaCGGTAGATcatttcatatatttatttCTCTATCAAAAAACCCTTTTCTGATTTGAAAAAAAGCTTCATTAATTCAGTTAGTCTTTCAAGGCTTGATAATAACTATAATGCCACTCCCTTTAGTTATCCAACTTTTGGACCAAATTAGTGCCACTTGGCAAAGTGTTCttgtcttagtattacaaaccaaactaagaaaataaaggccatatatatataattactaaataagCTTAATTATGAAAGTGACCCACAAAAATCTATTCCACAAACCAAAAACTTTTTACTTTAGAAATGGACCCCTCAAAACAATATAAAAGCACTAGTCATTATCCTTCATTGATTAATATGTTTTTGTCTTTGTACAACTACCAAGTGTGTTTTGTCTCATTAAGAAATCACTTTTATAAATACGTTAGATattaagattttaattaatagaGATCAAGGTATAGTGGAAATTATTGATGATTaatgaatattatatatatattaatctagTACTTAGTGAAGAGCaattaatctaattttattttatttttcataaagaaatttcttatatataacaatgtgtatatatgtttaatttatgtAATAGCAAAACTTTATAATAGATTTTTTGTGAATGtttttaatcacaaatattatagttttttttagtatatagaTAAGTTGTAGATATATACACTAGATAATTTACGTAGTTGTAGGTGATTAATTTaccataattttattattatttttaaaaaataaaaattaaataatttaagatgTTAAAATCTTCATTTAATCAAACAACTTATTATTGCACCCtcatttaaatatctaaaaataagCATATGTGCAACAAGTTATTATTTCAATATTGATCACGgtgtattataatttttttttaataaagaaatTGTGAAAAATCTCTTAATACACACTGTtatttagggaaatttacatggtatactaacttttgttattttcttacaaaaatactgccaggtggaattttttacttttttactgtgtttttttataagtttcatactgcagtatactgtgttaaggtttcactggtgttttactggtgttttactgttgttttgagttgttctgcttcgTGTTTTACCggtgttttacaaaaacacagtatttttgaaaagatttttgtgcgacagtatttttgtaaaaattaactcaaattctaatatttttgtaaattttccgTTATTTATTTTATAGGTACATAAAACAACTAAAACAGCTAATTTATTGATTCCTACTAT
This Cannabis sativa cultivar Pink pepper isolate KNU-18-1 chromosome 6, ASM2916894v1, whole genome shotgun sequence DNA region includes the following protein-coding sequences:
- the LOC115695759 gene encoding uncharacterized protein LOC115695759, which codes for MDSINFYNIKAEKANAILRYNQLKKLANLFRLVEIVVVLVLISRIWFHHVPVAVKNSGGYLREFSGILSSPRFVFVVGNVIVITLFVKSGKYSGEDSGRKRISPEYDLYDEFVKKSSDHQKIVHQNLLVSSTLPIKSSVPENNLFASVNTSVSKNNNNKNFERSNSEIVIRSPKKTNNSELKRSETENFGKKMKKNDDENGKLGLLYPEDKMSSEEFKLKVESFIARQQRFRMKEVYSGNDFL